In Flavobacterium sp. N1736, the following are encoded in one genomic region:
- a CDS encoding putative porin, whose amino-acid sequence MRIFFFLYLLVVPTLLFSQEKKGSKSNLDMNTKYSSITDTLKKKEAKIAKIEQYQIYTLEHDTTYADTSLTLKSAYRQNYLRKDNFGLLDFPNIGQTYNTLQYSLTDFSPYPEIGFKGKHFSYLEAYDIRYYSAATPFTELFFNTTINKGQNVDSFITLNTSKNLNFSIAYRGLRSEGNYINQLVSTGNFRFTTSYFTTDKRYILNAHFTSQDISNEENGGITTPEDFESGDPDFKNRQRLQVYLTDAKSFLKGTRLFFDHAFRVNPTEGNNNLYVTHEFNYEHKFFEYNQPTVVSTVDGVAVERFGESYVANGINDQTRFEKLYNKVGLAYENSLLGKFNFFIDDYRSNYDYNRIIFKKDGTMVPDNLYLQFNNVGGQYEYQKNKWKGRFLYSRSVTNQSLSDLDAKLRYNLNDKIQFDFRYRNINKLPNNNYNLYQSSFVDYNWSNDFKNEKINSLSANIYTPWLNAEVQYTVLKDHLYFDDVSTDAQIAAQTQIVSPAQYGNVINYLSVKANKEFKFGPFGFDNTFLYQKVDQSDLVLNVPDFVTRNTLYYSSYFFKKALFMQTGLTFNYFTEYYGNGYNPVVGEFFVQNDKKIGGYANFDYYINFRIRQTRFYFRAEHFNASFSGNNYYSAPNNPYRDFAIRFGLVWNFFQ is encoded by the coding sequence ATGAGAATATTCTTTTTTCTATATCTATTAGTCGTACCTACTTTATTGTTTTCTCAAGAAAAAAAAGGGTCTAAAAGCAATTTAGATATGAATACAAAATATTCAAGTATTACTGATACATTGAAAAAGAAAGAAGCGAAAATAGCGAAAATCGAACAGTATCAAATTTATACTTTAGAGCACGATACAACTTATGCAGATACTTCTTTAACGCTAAAAAGTGCTTATAGACAAAATTATCTTCGTAAGGACAATTTCGGACTTTTGGACTTCCCTAATATTGGACAAACGTATAATACTTTGCAATATAGTTTAACTGATTTTTCGCCTTATCCGGAAATTGGCTTTAAGGGTAAACATTTTAGTTATCTTGAAGCTTATGATATTAGATATTACTCGGCAGCGACTCCTTTTACAGAGTTATTTTTTAATACAACTATAAATAAAGGTCAAAACGTAGATTCTTTTATTACGCTGAATACGTCAAAAAACCTTAATTTTTCTATTGCATACAGAGGTTTACGTTCTGAAGGGAATTATATAAATCAATTGGTAAGTACGGGAAATTTTCGTTTTACAACAAGTTATTTTACAACAGATAAAAGATATATTTTAAACGCTCATTTTACTTCTCAGGATATTTCAAATGAAGAAAATGGCGGTATAACAACGCCTGAAGATTTTGAAAGTGGAGATCCGGATTTTAAAAACCGTCAGAGACTGCAGGTTTATTTAACAGATGCAAAATCATTTTTAAAAGGAACGCGACTGTTTTTCGATCACGCTTTTAGGGTAAATCCAACGGAAGGAAATAATAATTTATATGTAACACATGAGTTTAATTACGAACATAAATTTTTCGAATACAACCAGCCAACAGTTGTTTCTACGGTTGATGGTGTTGCGGTAGAAAGATTTGGTGAATCTTATGTGGCGAATGGTATAAATGATCAGACGCGTTTTGAAAAATTATATAATAAAGTAGGTCTTGCTTACGAAAATTCACTTTTAGGAAAGTTCAACTTTTTTATAGATGATTACCGATCAAATTACGATTATAACAGAATCATCTTTAAAAAAGACGGCACTATGGTTCCGGATAATTTATATCTTCAGTTTAATAATGTTGGAGGTCAATATGAATATCAGAAGAATAAATGGAAAGGCCGATTTTTATATTCAAGATCAGTTACAAATCAATCACTTTCTGATTTGGATGCGAAATTACGTTACAATTTAAATGATAAAATACAGTTCGATTTTAGATACCGAAATATCAATAAATTGCCAAATAATAATTATAATCTGTATCAAAGTAGTTTTGTGGATTATAACTGGTCGAACGATTTTAAAAACGAAAAAATTAATTCGCTTAGCGCAAATATATATACACCTTGGTTAAATGCAGAGGTTCAATATACAGTTTTAAAAGATCATTTGTATTTTGATGATGTTTCTACAGATGCGCAAATTGCGGCTCAGACTCAAATTGTAAGCCCGGCACAATATGGAAATGTAATTAATTATTTGTCTGTTAAAGCCAATAAGGAGTTTAAATTTGGTCCTTTTGGATTTGATAATACATTTTTATATCAAAAAGTAGATCAGTCTGATTTAGTTTTAAACGTTCCGGATTTTGTAACCAGAAATACGCTTTATTATTCAAGTTACTTTTTTAAGAAAGCATTGTTTATGCAGACGGGATTAACTTTTAATTATTTTACTGAATATTATGGTAATGGTTATAATCCTGTTGTTGGAGAATTTTTTGTTCAGAATGATAAAAAAATTGGAGGATATGCTAACTTTGATTATTATATAAATTTCAGAATTCGCCAGACAAGATTTTACTTCAGAGCAGAGCATTTTAATGCTTCTTTTTCTGGAAACAACTATTATTCGGCACCTAATAATCCATATCGTGATTTCGCCATCCGATTTGGTTTAGTTTGGAATTTCTTCCAATAA
- a CDS encoding pyridoxal-phosphate dependent enzyme, translated as MDFSNNILETIGNTPLVKLNKIVAEIDALVLAKVETFNPGNSVKDRMAVKMIEDAEADGRLKPGGTIIEGTSGNTGMGLALVAIIKGYKLICVISDKQSKEKMDILRAVGAKVVVCPTDVEPTDPRSYYSVSKRLAEETPNSWYVNQYDNMSNSLAHYEQTGPEIWRQTDGKITHFVVGVGTGGTISGVGKYLKEKNPNIKIWGIDTYGSVFKKYHETGIFDENEIYSYITEGIGEDILPKNVDFSLIDGFTKVTDKDAAVYTRKIALEEAIFVGNSAGACIKGLLQLKEHFKPEDVVVVLFHDSGSRYVGKMFNDDWMRERGFLEENITKAEDVIKDHIDKELIVVRTEELVSHAIERMRKYKISQIPVVDINGFVGSVDETDLFRSYVADKNVAEKPIKEVMGKPFPIVKLGTTIEEVSKLFTKENDAVLVELGNGKHHIITKYDIIGSIK; from the coding sequence ATGGACTTTTCAAATAATATTTTAGAAACAATTGGTAATACGCCATTAGTAAAACTCAACAAAATTGTTGCTGAAATCGATGCGTTAGTATTGGCAAAAGTCGAAACTTTTAATCCCGGAAATTCTGTAAAAGACAGAATGGCGGTAAAAATGATTGAAGATGCTGAGGCTGATGGCCGTTTAAAACCGGGCGGAACTATTATAGAAGGAACTTCGGGTAATACCGGAATGGGATTGGCGCTTGTAGCGATCATAAAAGGATATAAATTAATTTGTGTAATATCAGACAAACAATCTAAAGAGAAAATGGATATTTTGCGTGCCGTTGGTGCCAAAGTAGTAGTTTGTCCAACAGATGTTGAACCAACAGATCCACGTTCTTACTATTCGGTTTCAAAACGTTTGGCAGAGGAAACACCAAATTCATGGTATGTTAACCAATATGATAATATGTCGAACTCATTGGCACATTATGAGCAAACGGGACCTGAAATCTGGAGACAAACGGATGGAAAAATTACTCATTTTGTTGTTGGAGTAGGAACGGGAGGAACAATTTCGGGAGTTGGAAAATATTTGAAAGAGAAAAACCCGAATATTAAAATTTGGGGAATTGATACTTATGGTTCTGTTTTTAAAAAATATCATGAAACCGGAATTTTTGATGAAAATGAAATTTACTCTTATATCACGGAAGGAATTGGAGAAGATATTTTGCCTAAAAATGTTGACTTTTCTTTAATTGACGGATTTACTAAAGTTACGGATAAAGATGCTGCGGTTTATACGAGAAAAATTGCTCTTGAAGAAGCTATTTTTGTTGGAAATTCTGCCGGTGCCTGTATTAAAGGATTATTACAGTTAAAAGAACATTTCAAGCCTGAAGATGTTGTTGTAGTGCTTTTTCACGATTCAGGAAGCCGTTATGTGGGTAAAATGTTTAATGACGACTGGATGCGTGAACGTGGTTTTTTAGAAGAAAACATTACCAAGGCCGAAGATGTTATTAAAGATCATATTGATAAAGAATTAATTGTTGTTCGTACAGAAGAATTGGTTTCGCATGCGATTGAACGTATGCGTAAATATAAAATCTCGCAAATTCCGGTGGTAGATATTAACGGATTTGTTGGTTCTGTTGATGAAACAGATTTGTTTAGAAGTTATGTTGCCGATAAAAATGTTGCCGAAAAACCAATTAAAGAAGTAATGGGCAAACCTTTCCCGATTGTAAAATTAGGAACTACAATCGAAGAAGTTTCTAAGTTGTTTACCAAAGAAAATGACGCTGTTTTGGTAGAACTTGGAAATGGAAAACATCATATTATTACAAAATATGATATTATTGGATCGATAAAATAA
- a CDS encoding 3'-5' exonuclease translates to MNFTAIDFETATGYHPCSVGIVTVENGIITDEFVTLIKPPNNQYNPYTIQVHGIYPRDTVNAKSFTQVYPEIERRLRNRVVVAHNESFDRNVLMKSMALYGLRYEDLNIALKWECTVKIYKAKGLKPTKLSDCCREMKIQLNHHEALSDARACAKLYMLR, encoded by the coding sequence ATGAATTTTACCGCCATAGATTTTGAAACTGCAACCGGATATCATCCTTGCTCTGTTGGAATTGTTACTGTCGAAAATGGAATAATTACGGATGAGTTTGTTACTTTAATTAAACCGCCTAATAATCAATATAATCCATATACGATTCAGGTTCATGGTATTTATCCTCGTGATACTGTAAACGCAAAATCATTTACGCAAGTATATCCTGAAATCGAAAGACGTTTGAGAAATAGAGTTGTAGTGGCTCATAATGAAAGCTTTGACCGTAATGTTTTAATGAAATCAATGGCTCTTTATGGGTTGCGATATGAAGATTTAAATATTGCTTTGAAATGGGAATGCACGGTTAAAATTTATAAAGCAAAAGGTTTAAAACCTACAAAGCTGAGTGATTGCTGTCGCGAAATGAAGATTCAGTTAAACCACCACGAAGCTTTATCTGATGCGCGCGCATGTGCTAAATTGTATATGCTGCGATAA
- a CDS encoding DUF2851 family protein has product MKEDFLHYLWKFKKFDTLNLRTTRNEQITIIKSGDYLELSGPDFFNAQIKIGNQKWAGNIEIHLKSSDWYVHGHEKDSAYENVILHIVWEHDIEIFRKNNTEIPVLVLKDYVSKEIINNYNALLNPKSWIFCEKQIAGIDDFVFKNWQERLFFERLERKSKFIYDLLEETNQDWEAVLFCLFAKNFGLNTNGNSFLQIAKSIPFTIIRKESFEAENLEALLLGMSGLLDFEKEDVYFKDLKIRYFYLLHKYQIDKVYTDPVAFFKHRPDNFPTIRLSQLASLYNKHQNLFSKIIEAKSVENIYKLLDVSASLYWQNHYQFDKESPKKSKPLSKSFIDLLIINTIIPIQFAYSGIMGESISEDLIVLLNGVSPEKNSIIDKFNSLNVFSKNAFDTQSLLQLKNEYCNQKACLKCAVGMELLRNDN; this is encoded by the coding sequence ATGAAAGAAGATTTTCTTCATTATCTCTGGAAATTCAAAAAGTTTGATACATTGAATTTGAGAACTACCCGCAACGAGCAAATTACGATTATAAAATCCGGAGATTATTTAGAACTTTCAGGTCCTGATTTTTTTAATGCTCAGATTAAAATTGGAAATCAAAAATGGGCGGGCAATATTGAAATTCATTTAAAATCTTCAGATTGGTACGTGCATGGTCACGAAAAAGATAGTGCTTATGAAAATGTTATTTTGCATATCGTTTGGGAGCATGACATCGAAATCTTCAGAAAAAATAATACCGAAATTCCTGTTTTAGTTTTAAAAGATTATGTTTCTAAAGAAATAATAAACAATTACAATGCATTATTAAACCCTAAATCATGGATATTTTGCGAGAAGCAAATTGCCGGAATTGATGATTTTGTTTTTAAAAATTGGCAGGAAAGATTATTCTTTGAGCGATTAGAACGCAAATCAAAATTTATATACGATTTACTGGAAGAAACAAATCAGGATTGGGAAGCCGTTTTGTTTTGTCTCTTTGCTAAGAATTTCGGTTTAAATACCAACGGAAATTCATTTTTGCAAATTGCCAAATCAATTCCATTTACAATTATTCGAAAAGAAAGCTTTGAAGCCGAAAATCTTGAAGCATTGCTTTTAGGCATGTCAGGTTTATTAGATTTTGAGAAGGAAGATGTTTATTTTAAAGATTTGAAAATCAGATATTTTTATCTCTTGCATAAATACCAAATAGATAAAGTTTATACAGATCCTGTTGCGTTTTTTAAGCACCGTCCGGATAATTTTCCAACAATAAGACTTTCGCAATTAGCAAGTTTATATAACAAACATCAAAATCTGTTTTCTAAAATTATTGAGGCAAAATCTGTTGAAAATATTTATAAACTGCTGGATGTTTCGGCCAGTTTATATTGGCAAAACCATTATCAGTTTGATAAAGAAAGTCCGAAGAAATCAAAACCGTTATCAAAATCCTTTATTGATTTACTGATTATAAATACAATTATTCCTATTCAGTTTGCTTATTCAGGTATTATGGGAGAATCAATTTCAGAAGATTTAATTGTATTATTAAATGGGGTTTCTCCCGAGAAGAATTCTATTATAGATAAATTTAATTCCTTGAATGTTTTTTCAAAAAATGCTTTTGACACGCAATCTTTATTACAGCTTAAAAATGAATATTGCAATCAAAAAGCGTGTTTGAAATGCGCAGTAGGAATGGAATTACTGAGGAATGATAATTAG
- a CDS encoding PspC family transcriptional regulator: MSAILRLKFFFEKYGFHVSSRLADKLGMRVTSVRLFFIYISFVTAGLGFGIYLTLAFWIRLKDLIRAKRTSVFDL, translated from the coding sequence ATGTCAGCTATTTTAAGACTTAAATTTTTCTTTGAAAAATACGGATTTCATGTTTCATCCAGATTAGCGGATAAACTGGGAATGCGTGTTACAAGCGTACGATTGTTTTTTATTTATATCTCGTTTGTAACGGCGGGTTTAGGTTTTGGTATTTACCTGACATTAGCTTTTTGGATTCGTCTAAAAGATTTAATTCGTGCAAAACGAACCTCAGTTTTTGATTTGTAA
- a CDS encoding amino acid permease, translated as MSIWRVKPISAFEADMKKSDLKRVLTRWGLTSLGIGAIIGGGIFTLTGIAAHDFAGPALALSFVIAGIGCLFASLCYAEFASVLPVEGSAYAYAYGTIGEIFAWFIGWNLILEYMMGATTVAVAWSGYFVKLIHLFGIEIPIWLCNDLATATEKIREHNIAFPNDLIDIPTFAFNLPAFLITWVVTAILVKGIKEAASTNNIIVIVKIAVVLFVIICGAFYINVDNWHPFIPAEVPAVDHLGNLTGKMNFGFGGVLTAATIVFFAYIGFDAVSTQAGEAINPKKDVPFAIIASLIICTILYILVSLVLTGMVHYDQLDKAAPVASAFSENGLTWAVFIITIAATAGLTSVMLVMMLGQTRIFLGMSRDGLLPPFFSKLHHNFKTPYKSTYLVGTIISIVAALTPIEKVSEMCSMGTLLAFGMVCVAVMILRYKKPELERHYRTPAVYLVGTLGVCFNLFLMTQVRHETWIAFLIWGTLGIIVYFAYSKKRAKLNGPQEIEE; from the coding sequence ATGTCAATTTGGAGAGTTAAACCAATATCAGCTTTTGAAGCTGATATGAAAAAAAGTGATTTAAAAAGAGTTCTTACAAGGTGGGGGCTAACTTCGTTGGGAATTGGTGCAATTATAGGTGGAGGAATCTTCACTTTAACTGGTATCGCTGCCCACGATTTTGCTGGTCCTGCTTTAGCTTTATCATTCGTTATTGCCGGTATAGGCTGTTTATTTGCTTCTTTATGTTATGCTGAATTTGCTTCGGTATTACCTGTAGAAGGATCTGCTTATGCGTATGCATACGGAACGATAGGTGAAATTTTTGCCTGGTTCATTGGATGGAACCTTATTCTGGAATATATGATGGGTGCCACCACTGTCGCCGTTGCGTGGAGTGGTTATTTTGTAAAACTCATTCATTTATTCGGAATCGAGATCCCCATTTGGCTCTGCAATGATTTAGCCACAGCCACAGAAAAAATCAGAGAACACAATATCGCATTTCCTAATGACTTAATTGACATTCCAACATTTGCTTTTAATTTACCTGCATTCTTGATTACATGGGTTGTAACTGCGATTCTTGTTAAAGGAATTAAAGAAGCTGCAAGTACAAATAATATTATTGTAATTGTAAAAATTGCTGTAGTTCTTTTTGTAATTATTTGCGGTGCTTTTTACATTAATGTTGACAATTGGCATCCTTTTATTCCTGCTGAAGTTCCGGCGGTGGATCATCTTGGAAATTTAACAGGGAAAATGAATTTTGGTTTTGGAGGTGTTTTAACAGCTGCAACAATTGTATTTTTCGCTTATATTGGTTTTGATGCTGTATCAACTCAGGCTGGTGAAGCAATTAATCCTAAAAAAGATGTACCATTTGCTATTATTGCTTCCTTAATAATTTGTACAATTCTTTACATTTTAGTTTCATTAGTATTAACAGGAATGGTTCATTACGATCAATTAGACAAAGCGGCTCCTGTAGCATCTGCGTTTAGTGAAAACGGATTAACGTGGGCTGTATTTATTATAACCATTGCTGCAACGGCTGGTTTAACTTCTGTAATGTTAGTGATGATGTTAGGTCAGACCCGTATATTCTTAGGAATGTCAAGAGATGGCTTATTACCTCCATTTTTTAGCAAATTACACCATAACTTCAAAACACCATATAAAAGTACTTACCTGGTTGGTACTATCATATCTATTGTTGCTGCACTTACTCCTATTGAGAAAGTAAGCGAAATGTGTAGTATGGGAACATTATTAGCTTTTGGAATGGTATGTGTTGCTGTAATGATTTTACGTTACAAAAAACCTGAATTAGAAAGACATTACAGAACTCCTGCTGTTTATTTGGTTGGAACTTTAGGTGTATGTTTTAACTTATTCTTAATGACGCAAGTAAGACACGAAACATGGATTGCCTTCTTGATCTGGGGAACTTTAGGGATTATCGTATATTTTGCTTACAGTAAAAAACGAGCAAAACTAAACGGACCACAAGAAATAGAAGAATAA
- a CDS encoding ComEA family DNA-binding protein: MINLRSVTHYFKFTKQQRTGIVLLFAIIIALQIVYFVVDFSIPEKTFPQEQQWLSVQSEIDSLKTVKYNAVPKIYTFNPNFISDYKGYKLGMSVQEIDRLLNFRKENKYVNSAKEFQEVTKISDSLLAVISPLFKFPDWTQNKKSFKTDRAEYVRKEYPKKEKIVLLDINEATQEDLMKIFGIGEALSFRILKQKEILGGFVSMEQMKDVWGLSPEVLFELNTHFKILTVPNFKKIAINDASLKELAQFPYFRYALAKQIVTYRSMNGNFKNIEDLAKIKDFPVDKAKIISLYLEF; the protein is encoded by the coding sequence ATGATTAATTTAAGATCCGTTACACATTATTTTAAGTTTACAAAGCAGCAACGAACAGGTATAGTTTTACTATTTGCAATTATTATAGCATTGCAAATCGTATATTTTGTTGTTGACTTTTCGATTCCGGAGAAAACTTTTCCTCAAGAACAACAATGGCTTTCTGTGCAATCTGAAATAGATTCTTTAAAAACAGTAAAATACAATGCTGTACCTAAGATATATACTTTTAATCCAAACTTTATTTCAGATTATAAAGGGTATAAACTGGGAATGTCAGTTCAGGAAATAGATCGATTATTGAATTTTCGAAAAGAAAATAAATATGTGAATTCAGCAAAAGAATTTCAGGAAGTAACTAAAATCTCCGATTCGTTATTAGCTGTTATTTCTCCACTCTTTAAATTTCCGGATTGGACTCAAAATAAAAAATCATTTAAAACAGATCGGGCAGAATATGTCCGCAAAGAATATCCTAAAAAAGAAAAAATAGTTTTATTAGATATTAATGAAGCAACTCAGGAAGATTTAATGAAAATATTTGGTATTGGTGAAGCTTTGTCATTTCGAATATTAAAGCAAAAAGAAATTTTGGGAGGTTTTGTTTCTATGGAACAAATGAAAGATGTTTGGGGACTTTCGCCGGAAGTTCTTTTTGAATTGAATACACATTTTAAGATTTTAACTGTGCCAAATTTTAAAAAGATCGCCATAAATGATGCTTCTTTAAAAGAACTGGCACAGTTTCCATATTTCAGATATGCCTTGGCAAAACAAATTGTAACTTATCGCAGTATGAACGGAAATTTTAAAAATATTGAAGATTTAGCAAAAATTAAAGATTTTCCTGTTGATAAAGCAAAAATAATTAGTTTATATTTGGAGTTCTAA